The following coding sequences are from one Pseudomonadota bacterium window:
- the cbiB gene encoding adenosylcobinamide-phosphate synthase CbiB codes for MVFKVTAAMFIMIVMADIIFGDYPLPFPHPVVLIGRLIDVLENWFYPHQRQDEEREVIAGTILVLIVCLLTFLLTLVIIKSAYMLWSPLGFLMVIFLGYTALAATGLARAAIKVLKLLEKEGKEEARKALSMIVGRDTAELDSDEILKAVVETVAENISDAVIAPLFFLLLGGVPLAMTYKAVNTMDSMIGYRNDRYKNFGRVAARLDDFANFIPARLSGLLIIIAGWMLGYDPGRGWRIMKKYHHVHKSLNSGYPEAAMAGLLGIELGGPGIYFGKMVDKGIIGESLTPIHGRQVKVAVKVLYLCTILMTGIGLWLLW; via the coding sequence ATGGTTTTTAAAGTAACAGCTGCCATGTTCATAATGATTGTAATGGCTGATATTATTTTCGGCGACTATCCGTTGCCGTTTCCTCATCCTGTGGTTTTGATCGGCCGTTTGATTGATGTCCTGGAAAATTGGTTTTATCCCCATCAAAGGCAGGATGAGGAGAGAGAAGTTATTGCCGGTACAATCCTGGTACTGATTGTTTGTCTGCTGACTTTTCTGCTGACCCTGGTCATTATAAAATCAGCATATATGCTGTGGTCTCCTTTAGGTTTTTTAATGGTTATCTTTTTGGGTTATACGGCCCTGGCTGCCACTGGTTTGGCACGGGCAGCAATAAAGGTTTTAAAACTGCTGGAAAAGGAAGGTAAAGAGGAAGCCAGGAAGGCGTTATCCATGATCGTCGGCCGGGATACCGCTGAACTTGATAGTGACGAAATTTTAAAAGCGGTGGTGGAAACAGTTGCGGAAAATATCAGTGACGCGGTGATTGCGCCGTTGTTTTTTCTGCTGCTTGGGGGTGTTCCTCTGGCTATGACTTACAAGGCGGTTAACACCATGGATTCGATGATCGGCTATCGAAATGACCGCTATAAAAATTTTGGCAGAGTGGCGGCCCGCCTTGACGATTTTGCCAATTTTATTCCTGCCCGACTGTCGGGTTTGCTTATCATCATCGCCGGCTGGATGCTGGGATATGATCCCGGGAGAGGCTGGCGGATAATGAAAAAATATCATCATGTTCATAAAAGTCTCAACAGTGGTTATCCGGAAGCGGCGATGGCCGGCCTTTTGGGAATAGAGCTGGGAGGTCCCGGCATTTACTTTGGCAAAATGGTGGATAAGGGCATCATTGGTGAATCATTGACACCTATCCATGGCAGGCAGGTGAAAGTGGCGGTAAAAGTTCTTTATCTGTGCACAATATTGATGACCGGCATAGGTCTATGGCTATTATGGTAA